A stretch of the Desulfobacter sp. genome encodes the following:
- a CDS encoding DUF3089 domain-containing protein codes for MGFLIFSCSAFAGTPPKNDSPDYAGQSAWISLPQIMDKPVDLFFMHPTTYFDTTDGYNVSLANKEVSAASKAVASHQSGFFADHCNIFAPYYRQASMAVLEKPEQERDAYLKLGLKDYKAAFAYYLKYYNQGRILAGHSQGSNLTLWAMKEGAIPLENVIAAYIIGWSVTRTDLDALDMPLAVKPDQTGCIISWNTIGDKAKSPVIVKGALVVNPLT; via the coding sequence ATGGGTTTTCTGATTTTTTCCTGTTCTGCTTTTGCAGGCACGCCCCCTAAAAACGATTCCCCTGATTATGCCGGGCAAAGTGCATGGATTTCTTTGCCCCAGATTATGGACAAGCCCGTGGATCTGTTTTTTATGCATCCCACCACCTATTTTGATACAACAGACGGCTATAATGTGTCCCTTGCAAACAAAGAGGTCAGCGCAGCTTCAAAAGCCGTTGCCTCACATCAGTCAGGGTTTTTTGCCGATCACTGCAATATCTTTGCTCCATATTACCGCCAGGCATCCATGGCGGTGCTTGAAAAGCCGGAACAGGAAAGGGATGCTTATCTTAAACTCGGGCTCAAAGATTACAAGGCTGCATTTGCGTATTATCTGAAATATTATAACCAGGGGCGTATTCTGGCCGGCCACAGTCAGGGGTCCAACCTCACCCTCTGGGCCATGAAAGAGGGGGCGATTCCCTTGGAAAATGTGATTGCCGCCTATATTATCGGCTGGTCTGTTACCCGGACGGATCTTGATGCTCTGGACATGCCTTTGGCCGTTAAACCGGATCAGACCGGGTGCATTATTTCCTGGAATACCATTGGAGACAAGGCAAAATCTCCTGTGATTGTCAAAGGGGCATTGGTTGTCAATCCCCTGACCTAG
- a CDS encoding IS4 family transposase, producing the protein MTHISVPKKQLRSLNFDNFRCPLIKSLSKAPELQSRGDRPLKMTFEDQINALVYFHLQEHKSARHLIQDLKENVFAKENIAPDGGISRSSFCEAINHRGLEQLQFIFEDLYKQALECHPGEHAELGELVSIDGSLINAVLSMHWANYRKGSKKAKVHCGFDINHGIPNKIFLTEGNGAERTFVPKILSKGQTGVMDRGYQSHKEFDLLQEQGKHFVCRIKTRTTRTIIDNHETPSDSYIFYDALVKLGTPNQNQTKRPVRVVGYKIAGVKYYVATDRHDLTAEQIATIYKLRWTIEDFFKWWKEHLKVYHLIARSEYGLMVQILGGLITYLLLAIHCQKQFNEKVTIKRVRQLRTAILNDLFGCEEQGSHSSNRDNIVKDQKIIEQAKT; encoded by the coding sequence ATGACGCACATCTCAGTCCCTAAAAAACAACTACGGTCCCTGAACTTTGACAATTTCAGGTGCCCTCTGATAAAGTCACTTTCAAAAGCACCGGAATTACAATCTCGAGGAGACCGCCCTTTAAAAATGACATTCGAAGACCAGATAAATGCTTTGGTTTATTTCCATCTTCAGGAGCACAAGTCTGCCCGACATTTAATTCAGGATCTCAAGGAGAATGTTTTTGCTAAAGAAAATATTGCGCCAGACGGTGGTATCAGCCGTAGTAGTTTCTGTGAAGCCATCAATCACAGGGGACTCGAACAACTGCAATTTATCTTTGAGGATCTTTATAAACAGGCTCTTGAGTGTCATCCGGGTGAACACGCCGAGTTAGGAGAGTTGGTTTCCATTGACGGTAGTCTCATAAATGCAGTCCTTTCAATGCACTGGGCGAACTACAGAAAAGGAAGTAAAAAAGCCAAAGTACATTGCGGATTTGACATTAATCACGGAATCCCAAACAAAATCTTTTTGACTGAAGGCAACGGCGCTGAACGCACTTTTGTTCCCAAAATACTTTCCAAGGGGCAAACAGGTGTTATGGATCGTGGATATCAATCCCATAAAGAATTTGACCTGCTTCAGGAGCAAGGCAAACATTTTGTCTGCCGTATAAAAACCAGGACAACAAGAACAATTATTGATAACCACGAGACCCCTTCCGACAGCTACATTTTTTATGATGCACTGGTTAAACTTGGTACTCCGAATCAAAACCAGACGAAAAGGCCTGTTCGGGTTGTTGGCTATAAAATTGCTGGCGTCAAATACTATGTGGCAACTGACAGGCATGATTTAACAGCGGAACAAATAGCAACAATTTATAAACTCCGGTGGACCATTGAGGATTTTTTCAAATGGTGGAAAGAACATCTGAAGGTATATCATCTCATTGCCCGCAGTGAATACGGCCTTATGGTTCAGATTCTTGGCGGCCTTATCACTTACCTGTTACTGGCAATCCATTGCCAAAAACAGTTTAATGAAAAGGTCACGATCAAAAGAGTTCGGCAGCTGCGAACCGCCATTCTAAATGACCTGTTTGGCTGCGAGGAGCAGGGCTCTCATAGTTCAAACAGGGACAATATTGTCAAAGATCAAAAAATTATTGAGCAAGCAAAAACCTAA
- a CDS encoding IS256 family transposase: MTEENTEFDFQKALKGIQEGKPFTGKGGVLTSLIKNLAEAALEGELESHLGQEVSANRRNGKSKKTIKSLDGKFELETPRDRAGTFSPQIVKKHQTTLSDEIERKIIALYGLGMSYNDMASHLQEIYGLEISNATLSTITDKIIHTVKEWQARPLENVYPIVWLDAIHYKVRENGKVGSKAVYTILGVNIEGRKEVLGLYISENEGANFWLQVLTDLSNRGVKDILIACVDGLKGFPEAIETIFPDTEVQVCVVHQIRNSLKYVGSKNKKEFMADLSSVRLGCCI, translated from the coding sequence ATGACCGAAGAAAACACCGAATTTGATTTTCAAAAAGCCCTTAAAGGCATCCAGGAAGGTAAACCCTTCACAGGTAAGGGCGGCGTCCTTACATCATTAATCAAAAATCTTGCTGAAGCTGCTCTTGAAGGAGAGTTGGAGTCCCATCTCGGGCAGGAAGTTTCTGCCAACCGCCGTAATGGAAAAAGCAAAAAGACCATTAAATCCCTGGATGGTAAATTTGAGCTGGAAACCCCGCGTGACAGGGCCGGAACCTTCTCTCCACAGATCGTCAAAAAACATCAGACAACGCTCAGCGATGAAATTGAAAGAAAGATAATAGCCCTTTACGGCCTGGGCATGAGTTATAATGATATGGCTTCCCATTTACAGGAAATCTATGGACTTGAGATTTCAAATGCCACTCTGAGCACCATTACCGATAAAATCATCCATACCGTCAAAGAATGGCAGGCCAGGCCGTTGGAAAATGTGTACCCAATCGTATGGCTTGATGCCATACATTATAAAGTACGAGAAAACGGAAAGGTCGGCAGCAAAGCCGTTTACACAATTCTTGGGGTGAATATCGAGGGCCGCAAAGAGGTTCTTGGGCTGTACATATCCGAGAATGAGGGTGCGAACTTCTGGCTGCAGGTGTTAACAGACCTTTCAAACCGAGGGGTAAAAGATATCCTGATTGCCTGTGTTGATGGTCTAAAAGGTTTTCCCGAGGCCATTGAGACCATATTCCCGGACACAGAAGTTCAAGTCTGCGTAGTCCACCAGATCCGAAATTCATTGAAATACGTTGGTTCCAAAAATAAAAAGGAATTTATGGCAGATCTCAGTAGTGTCCGGTTAGGTTGTTGCATATAA
- the carA gene encoding glutamine-hydrolyzing carbamoyl-phosphate synthase small subunit, with translation MKALLALEDGRTFPCRSFTGQGEAAGEAVFNTSMTGYQEILTDPSYFGQMVTMTYPLIGNYGVCPEDIESDRVQVAAFIVKEYQEFPSNFRSKGSLADYLIKSHVLGIEDLDTRALTRHIRKSGAMRAVISTSDLDPDSLVAKAKQIAPMEGSDLVGHVTTKKPYFWKYNQPKYVENIDDPLIWRYKGKKHSVVALDFGIKYNIIRCLEAAGCEVLVVPAATPADTISALKPEGIFLSNGPGDPEPLTYAVETIKALLGQAPIFGICLGMQLLGLAMGGKTMKIKFGHRGGNQPVKNMDTGKVEITSQNHGFAVDLNSLDKKNSLLTHINLNEDSLEGLKNDSIQAFAVQYHPEASPGPHDAAYLFTQFAKVMENAKA, from the coding sequence ATGAAAGCACTATTAGCCTTGGAAGACGGCAGAACATTTCCCTGCAGGAGTTTTACAGGACAGGGGGAGGCCGCAGGAGAAGCAGTCTTTAATACAAGCATGACCGGATACCAGGAGATTTTGACAGATCCGTCCTATTTCGGTCAGATGGTCACCATGACCTATCCTTTGATTGGAAATTACGGGGTCTGCCCCGAAGACATCGAGTCAGACAGGGTTCAGGTGGCCGCGTTTATCGTCAAGGAATACCAGGAGTTTCCCAGCAATTTCCGATCCAAGGGCAGCCTGGCCGATTATTTGATCAAAAGCCATGTATTGGGCATCGAAGACCTGGACACCAGGGCTTTAACCCGACATATCCGAAAATCAGGGGCCATGCGGGCCGTAATTTCCACCTCAGACCTGGATCCTGATTCCCTGGTGGCCAAGGCAAAACAAATTGCCCCCATGGAAGGCAGTGACCTTGTGGGCCATGTGACCACCAAAAAGCCCTACTTTTGGAAGTACAATCAGCCGAAATATGTGGAGAACATAGATGATCCTTTGATCTGGCGGTACAAGGGAAAAAAGCATTCTGTGGTGGCCCTGGATTTCGGCATTAAATACAATATTATCCGCTGCCTTGAAGCGGCCGGATGCGAGGTCCTGGTGGTACCGGCCGCCACCCCAGCCGACACCATCTCAGCCCTCAAACCCGAGGGTATATTTTTGTCCAACGGCCCGGGAGACCCAGAACCCCTGACCTATGCCGTTGAAACCATAAAAGCCCTGCTGGGCCAGGCGCCTATTTTTGGCATCTGCCTGGGCATGCAATTGCTCGGCCTTGCCATGGGCGGTAAAACAATGAAGATCAAATTCGGCCACAGGGGTGGTAACCAGCCCGTTAAAAACATGGATACCGGAAAGGTGGAAATCACCTCCCAGAATCATGGATTTGCCGTGGATCTCAACAGCCTGGACAAAAAAAATTCATTGCTCACCCATATCAATTTGAATGAAGATTCCCTTGAAGGCCTGAAAAACGATTCCATTCAAGCCTTTGCCGTCCAATATCACCCGGAAGCATCCCCCGGCCCCCATGATGCTGCCTATCTTTTTACCCAGTTTGCAAAAGTGATGGAAAATGCCAAAGCGTAA
- the carB gene encoding carbamoyl-phosphate synthase large subunit: MPKRNDIKKILIIGAGPIIISQACEFDYSGTQACKALKEEGFEVVLINSNPATIMTDPETADRVYIEPVTPETLCKIIEKERPDAILPTLGGQTALNTTIDAAKTGIFEKYNIELIGASIDAINKAEDRELFRDTMNKIGLRIPKSRFATNMIEVEEVSKRIGFPIIVRPSFTLGGTGGGVAYNSEELANLCKAGLDASLNTQVMLEESVLGWKEYELEVMRDHADNVVIICSIENIDAMGVHTGDSVTVAPAQTLSDKEYQKLRDASIAIIREIGVDTGGSNVQFAVNPENGDIIIVEMNPRVSRSSALASKATGFPIAKIAAKLAVGYTLDEIPNDITGETMACFEPSIDYCVLKIPRWTFEKFPETDDILTTAMKSVGETMAIGRTFKEAFQKGLRSLEIGREGFGADGKDPEPGSVTGNDLEYKLSTPNSQRLFYIKYALENGMPITMLHELTAIDPWFLFQMKQIVDLEKQLKLAGQNLPKDLFEKAKKYGFSDKQLAYLSGGFTDKQIEQKRKDLGLVPVYKLVDTCAAEFRATTPYYYSTYETECEARVEDKKKVIILGGGPNRIGQGIEFDYCCVHASFALREEGVESIMVNSNPETVSTDYDTSDKLYFEPLTREDVLHIVEKENPFGVIVQFGGQTPLNLATDLQKAGVPIIGTSPESIDRAEDRDLFQAMLNKLGLLQPENGIAYSYEEAVSVARDIGYPIMVRPSFVLGGRAMKIVYDEKDLKEYFDLAVQASPDKPVLIDKFLEEAFELDVDAISDGEETIIGGMMEHIEEAGIHSGDSACVLPPYSISKEHIHEMADAARAIAKELNVRGLMNIQFGIMNDKVYIIEVNPRASRTIPFVSKAIGVPLAKLATKVMLGKSLRELGFTKEVTPAYYCVKEAVMPFDRFANVDPVLGPEMKSTGEVMGIDKDLGAAVAKAQFAAGQRLPKEGTVFISVQDKDKAAALPVAKNFHDMGFTIMATRGTAQFLEENKVPTKRVKKVSSGRPHVVDAVKNNEIQLILNTGASSQTQRDGYQIRRAAIKYKIPYATTTDGTRAICSAIQAMKREALSVKPIQHYHQENL; this comes from the coding sequence ATGCCAAAGCGTAATGACATAAAAAAGATCCTGATCATTGGAGCAGGTCCGATCATCATATCCCAGGCCTGCGAGTTTGACTATTCCGGCACCCAGGCCTGCAAAGCCCTGAAGGAAGAAGGGTTTGAAGTGGTTCTCATCAATTCAAATCCCGCCACCATCATGACGGATCCTGAAACGGCGGACCGGGTCTATATCGAGCCTGTGACCCCGGAAACCCTGTGCAAGATCATTGAAAAGGAACGGCCAGACGCCATTTTGCCCACCCTGGGCGGCCAGACCGCATTGAACACCACCATTGATGCCGCCAAAACAGGGATATTTGAAAAGTACAATATCGAACTGATCGGGGCCTCCATTGACGCCATTAACAAGGCCGAAGACCGGGAACTGTTCCGGGATACCATGAACAAAATCGGATTGAGGATTCCCAAGTCCAGATTTGCCACCAATATGATAGAGGTAGAAGAGGTCTCCAAGCGCATCGGCTTTCCCATCATTGTCCGGCCAAGCTTTACCTTGGGCGGCACCGGCGGCGGGGTGGCCTATAATTCAGAAGAACTGGCCAATCTTTGTAAGGCAGGGCTTGATGCCTCCCTCAATACCCAGGTCATGCTGGAAGAATCCGTCCTTGGCTGGAAAGAGTACGAGCTTGAGGTGATGCGGGACCATGCCGACAACGTGGTCATCATCTGTTCCATTGAAAATATCGATGCCATGGGGGTTCACACGGGAGATTCAGTCACCGTGGCCCCGGCCCAGACCTTGTCGGACAAGGAATACCAGAAACTGCGGGACGCATCCATCGCCATTATCCGGGAAATCGGGGTGGACACGGGCGGCTCCAACGTCCAGTTTGCCGTGAACCCTGAAAACGGGGATATCATTATTGTTGAAATGAATCCCAGGGTGTCCAGATCCTCGGCCCTGGCCTCCAAGGCCACGGGTTTTCCCATTGCCAAAATCGCAGCCAAGCTGGCCGTAGGCTATACTCTGGATGAAATCCCCAATGATATCACCGGGGAAACCATGGCCTGCTTTGAGCCCTCCATTGATTATTGTGTGCTTAAAATTCCCAGATGGACCTTTGAAAAATTTCCCGAAACCGATGATATCCTGACCACGGCCATGAAATCCGTGGGGGAAACCATGGCCATTGGGCGGACCTTTAAAGAGGCCTTTCAAAAAGGATTGCGGTCCCTGGAAATCGGAAGGGAAGGATTCGGAGCTGACGGCAAGGATCCTGAACCCGGGTCTGTGACCGGCAATGATCTGGAATATAAATTGTCCACACCCAATTCCCAGCGGCTGTTTTATATCAAATATGCCCTGGAAAACGGGATGCCCATCACCATGCTCCATGAACTGACCGCCATTGATCCCTGGTTCTTGTTTCAGATGAAACAGATCGTGGACCTGGAAAAACAACTCAAGCTGGCCGGTCAGAATCTGCCCAAAGATCTTTTTGAAAAGGCCAAAAAATACGGTTTTTCAGACAAGCAGCTGGCCTATCTTTCAGGGGGATTCACCGACAAACAGATTGAACAGAAAAGAAAAGATTTGGGTCTCGTGCCGGTATACAAACTGGTGGACACCTGTGCGGCAGAGTTCAGGGCCACAACCCCCTATTATTATTCCACCTATGAAACCGAATGCGAGGCCCGGGTGGAAGACAAAAAAAAGGTAATCATCCTGGGCGGCGGGCCCAACCGCATCGGCCAGGGTATTGAATTTGACTATTGCTGTGTCCATGCCTCCTTTGCCCTGAGAGAAGAGGGGGTGGAATCCATCATGGTCAACTCCAACCCGGAAACCGTATCCACGGACTATGATACCTCGGACAAACTCTACTTTGAACCCTTGACCAGGGAAGATGTCCTCCACATCGTGGAAAAGGAAAACCCCTTTGGGGTGATTGTCCAATTCGGGGGACAAACCCCCTTAAACCTGGCCACAGACCTTCAAAAGGCAGGGGTCCCCATCATTGGGACCAGCCCTGAAAGCATTGACCGGGCAGAAGACAGGGATCTTTTCCAGGCCATGCTCAACAAGCTTGGACTTCTCCAGCCTGAAAACGGGATTGCCTATTCCTATGAAGAGGCGGTTTCCGTGGCCCGGGATATCGGATATCCAATCATGGTCAGACCCTCGTTTGTTCTGGGCGGCCGTGCCATGAAGATTGTCTATGATGAAAAAGACCTTAAAGAATACTTTGATCTGGCGGTCCAGGCCTCTCCGGACAAACCCGTACTCATTGATAAATTCTTAGAAGAGGCCTTTGAGCTGGACGTGGATGCCATTTCAGACGGTGAAGAGACCATCATCGGCGGAATGATGGAGCATATTGAAGAGGCGGGCATTCATTCGGGAGATTCTGCCTGCGTTTTGCCCCCATACTCCATTTCCAAGGAGCACATCCATGAGATGGCAGATGCAGCCCGTGCCATTGCCAAAGAGCTCAATGTCCGGGGATTGATGAACATCCAGTTCGGGATCATGAACGACAAGGTGTATATCATTGAGGTCAACCCGAGAGCATCCAGGACCATCCCCTTTGTGTCCAAAGCCATTGGCGTACCCTTGGCCAAACTGGCCACCAAGGTCATGCTGGGCAAAAGCCTCAGGGAACTGGGATTTACCAAAGAGGTCACCCCCGCTTACTATTGTGTCAAAGAAGCGGTCATGCCCTTTGACCGGTTTGCCAATGTAGATCCTGTTCTGGGACCTGAAATGAAATCCACAGGAGAGGTGATGGGCATAGACAAGGATCTTGGCGCGGCCGTGGCCAAGGCCCAGTTTGCCGCAGGCCAGAGACTGCCCAAAGAGGGTACGGTATTCATCTCTGTCCAGGACAAGGACAAGGCAGCAGCCCTGCCCGTGGCTAAAAATTTCCACGACATGGGATTCACCATCATGGCCACCCGTGGAACCGCCCAGTTTTTAGAAGAAAACAAGGTGCCCACCAAACGGGTGAAAAAAGTCTCTTCAGGACGTCCCCATGTGGTGGATGCCGTAAAGAACAATGAAATCCAGCTCATACTCAATACCGGTGCCTCAAGCCAGACCCAGCGGGACGGGTACCAGATCCGGCGGGCTGCCATTAAATATAAAATACCCTATGCAACAACCACTGACGGTACCCGGGCCATCTGCTCGGCCATCCAGGCCATGAAGCGTGAAGCATTGTCCGTCAAACCGATCCAGCATTACCACCAGGAAAATTTATAA
- a CDS encoding amidophosphoribosyltransferase: MNKKILTPSERPKDECGVFGLYKHPEAAKITYFGLYALQHRGQESAGISVNRGINDKIFSHKGMGLVPDIFNMEDLERIEGGSAIGHVRYSTTGDSCITNAQPFVVNHRHRSYALAHNGNLVNAHILREELEEQGSIFQTTMDSEVFLHLFIKNLVKGDIENAVLNAVAKIQGAYSMILLTCKGEVIGIKDPNGFRPLALGKLNGHYVLASETCAFDLVQAEFIRELDPGEIVIINEDGIKSIKHPEAAEKKSLCIFEYIYFARPDSTIDGKNVYEMRKAHGRRLAQESHVDADLVMPFPDSGNYAAIGYAEESGIPFEMGMIRNHYVGRSFIQPTQSMRDFAVRVKLNPVRELIRGKEIIIIEDSIIRGTTAKTRVKALRELGAKKIHMRISCPPHKFPCYYGIDFSSKGELIAAQKPLDELTEYLGLDSLHYLSIEGMLEASGVKNPEANFCKACFDGSYPVPFDPNFTKQCMG; the protein is encoded by the coding sequence ATGAACAAAAAAATATTAACGCCCAGTGAACGTCCCAAGGACGAATGCGGGGTATTCGGCCTGTACAAGCATCCCGAAGCTGCAAAAATCACTTACTTTGGACTCTATGCCCTACAGCACAGGGGCCAGGAAAGTGCCGGTATCTCTGTCAACCGGGGGATCAACGATAAAATTTTCTCCCATAAAGGCATGGGCCTGGTGCCGGATATCTTTAACATGGAGGATCTGGAAAGAATCGAAGGGGGATCTGCCATAGGCCATGTGCGTTACTCTACCACAGGGGATTCCTGCATTACCAATGCCCAGCCCTTTGTGGTCAATCATCGGCATCGGTCCTATGCTCTGGCCCACAACGGCAACCTGGTCAACGCCCATATACTGAGAGAAGAACTCGAAGAACAGGGGTCTATCTTCCAGACCACCATGGATTCCGAAGTCTTTCTCCATTTGTTCATCAAAAACCTGGTAAAGGGCGACATTGAAAACGCCGTGCTCAATGCCGTGGCCAAGATCCAGGGGGCCTATTCCATGATCCTTCTCACCTGCAAGGGAGAGGTGATCGGAATAAAGGACCCCAACGGGTTCAGACCCTTGGCCCTGGGCAAGCTCAACGGCCATTATGTCCTGGCCTCTGAAACCTGCGCCTTTGACCTGGTTCAGGCAGAATTTATCCGGGAACTTGATCCCGGAGAAATTGTGATCATCAATGAAGACGGAATAAAATCCATTAAGCACCCAGAGGCGGCCGAAAAAAAATCCTTGTGCATCTTTGAATATATTTATTTTGCACGGCCTGATTCCACCATTGACGGGAAAAACGTCTATGAAATGCGCAAGGCCCACGGCAGGCGGCTTGCCCAGGAATCACATGTGGACGCGGATCTTGTCATGCCCTTTCCCGATTCAGGCAACTATGCCGCCATCGGCTATGCCGAAGAATCAGGCATTCCCTTTGAAATGGGGATGATCAGAAACCATTACGTGGGCCGCAGCTTTATCCAGCCCACCCAGTCCATGCGGGACTTTGCCGTCCGGGTCAAGCTCAACCCGGTAAGAGAACTCATCCGAGGCAAAGAGATCATCATCATAGAAGATTCCATTATCCGGGGCACCACGGCCAAAACAAGGGTCAAAGCGTTGCGGGAACTTGGGGCCAAAAAAATTCACATGCGCATCTCCTGTCCCCCCCATAAATTCCCCTGTTATTACGGAATTGACTTTTCTTCCAAGGGCGAATTGATTGCGGCCCAGAAACCTTTGGACGAACTCACAGAATACTTAGGACTGGATTCTCTTCACTATCTGTCCATCGAAGGAATGCTCGAGGCTTCCGGGGTAAAAAATCCCGAGGCCAATTTCTGCAAAGCCTGCTTTGACGGCAGTTATCCTGTACCCTTTGATCCCAATTTTACCAAACAATGCATGGGGTAA
- a CDS encoding radical SAM protein codes for MQKNTVAFSKESSNLFFHILTKCNLRCSHCYINREQHGDLTLSLSTIRSWFEIFAPKAQQTNLVLLGGEPTLHPDLAQIIKLAGQMAFKSITIDTNGFLFHDILNKITPQDLDFISFSLDGATSATNDAIRGQGCWDAVMAGIKRATDLGFACSMIYTVSEKNIHELNLMPDLVKDMGISRFFIQVIGLRGESTGPNTRDQVSKETWQTTIPKVAKQIAAHKIIVTYPKVFLDLDQPFECAGNVADNYFVFPNGRVYQCPICEDFPLHSHSIENNQLVPRPKINETDLFALDIPEGCVMNKMIQPGNLAYDPKGNPCHKIECCMLKEEIVPWPHKIMP; via the coding sequence ATGCAAAAAAATACTGTTGCCTTCTCAAAAGAGAGCTCAAACCTCTTTTTCCACATCCTGACCAAATGCAACCTGCGCTGCTCACACTGCTATATCAACCGTGAGCAGCACGGGGACCTTACCCTCTCACTTTCCACCATCCGATCGTGGTTTGAAATCTTTGCCCCCAAAGCCCAGCAGACCAATCTTGTGCTTTTAGGCGGAGAGCCCACGCTTCACCCGGACCTGGCCCAAATCATAAAACTGGCCGGACAGATGGCGTTCAAATCCATTACCATTGATACCAACGGATTTCTCTTTCACGATATCCTGAACAAGATCACCCCCCAGGACCTTGATTTTATCAGCTTTTCTTTGGACGGGGCCACAAGCGCCACCAATGATGCCATCAGGGGTCAAGGGTGCTGGGATGCTGTGATGGCAGGGATTAAACGGGCAACAGACCTCGGGTTTGCCTGCTCCATGATCTATACGGTCTCTGAAAAAAATATCCACGAGCTTAATCTGATGCCCGATCTTGTAAAAGACATGGGTATTTCCCGGTTTTTCATCCAGGTTATCGGACTGAGGGGAGAATCCACAGGACCGAATACCCGGGATCAAGTCTCCAAAGAGACTTGGCAGACCACAATCCCCAAGGTGGCAAAACAAATTGCCGCACATAAAATCATTGTCACCTATCCCAAGGTCTTCCTTGACCTGGACCAGCCCTTTGAGTGTGCGGGCAATGTGGCTGATAATTATTTTGTATTTCCCAACGGAAGGGTATATCAATGCCCCATCTGTGAAGATTTTCCCCTTCACTCCCATTCCATTGAAAACAATCAACTTGTGCCCAGGCCAAAGATCAATGAAACAGACCTGTTTGCCCTGGATATTCCAGAAGGCTGTGTCATGAACAAGATGATCCAGCCGGGCAACCTGGCCTATGACCCAAAGGGAAATCCCTGCCACAAGATTGAATGCTGCATGCTCAAGGAAGAAATCGTCCCCTGGCCCCATAAAATCATGCCTTAA